The following coding sequences lie in one Chthoniobacterales bacterium genomic window:
- a CDS encoding cytochrome P450, whose amino-acid sequence MRPLLDRLAKSFRSRPRFSTGGAPSFDFSFSSSRPDVHEFYRTARAQSPVCFDASLGEWYVLSYDEAVWAFKNPQILSSKYTESFDPLVVGNDPPEHTAYRKILGRAMAGCDAAMVESYTANWMQAFLEKTAGNGGAFEVVGDLACPLPEQFTGHMLGLSKLETETLMAMRPSNRTQLNESWPDVTAYLSQLVSAANDRDPSTVFGALKSLGVPDALSDDEITGLLRLLWFAGTSTSTHFLPSLILLMLKNSDLAEKLSADKALLAGFVNEALRMEGPTGVLPRKALQDFELAGVKIPANAMVKICILAANSDPSVFPQPREFRFDRTVTSVAFGHGIHFCLGAMIAKTMAIGVASALASRLPAMRADQPLDEVPYEPSDAFRSIRRLRVRLC is encoded by the coding sequence ATGCGTCCTCTCCTTGATCGTCTTGCCAAGTCTTTCCGCAGTCGCCCGCGCTTTTCCACCGGAGGTGCTCCTTCCTTTGACTTTTCCTTCAGCAGTTCTCGACCTGATGTGCACGAGTTTTACCGCACGGCGCGCGCGCAGTCGCCTGTCTGCTTCGATGCGTCGCTGGGCGAGTGGTATGTGCTGTCATACGACGAAGCAGTCTGGGCGTTCAAAAATCCCCAGATCTTGTCCAGCAAGTATACGGAGTCATTCGATCCTTTGGTGGTGGGCAATGATCCGCCCGAGCACACGGCTTACCGCAAGATCCTCGGGCGCGCCATGGCGGGATGCGATGCCGCCATGGTCGAATCCTACACCGCGAACTGGATGCAGGCATTCCTGGAAAAGACGGCAGGAAACGGCGGGGCGTTCGAAGTGGTGGGAGATCTGGCTTGTCCTTTGCCCGAGCAGTTCACGGGGCACATGCTCGGACTAAGCAAACTTGAGACGGAGACCCTCATGGCGATGCGGCCGTCCAATCGCACGCAGCTCAACGAAAGCTGGCCGGACGTCACGGCCTATCTTTCGCAACTGGTCTCTGCCGCGAACGATCGTGATCCATCCACCGTTTTCGGTGCCCTGAAATCCTTGGGCGTTCCAGACGCGCTTTCGGACGACGAGATCACAGGCCTGCTCCGTCTCCTCTGGTTCGCCGGAACATCGACGAGCACGCATTTTCTGCCTTCGTTGATCCTTCTCATGCTGAAAAACTCGGACCTTGCGGAAAAGCTCTCCGCGGACAAAGCCCTCCTCGCGGGCTTCGTCAACGAGGCCTTGCGCATGGAAGGCCCCACGGGTGTTCTCCCGCGCAAGGCCCTGCAGGACTTCGAGTTGGCCGGCGTGAAGATCCCGGCCAATGCGATGGTGAAAATTTGCATTTTGGCGGCCAACAGCGATCCGTCGGTTTTTCCGCAGCCTCGGGAGTTCCGCTTCGACCGGACCGTGACCTCGGTTGCTTTCGGGCACGGGATCCATTTCTGCCTTGGTGCAATGATCGCCAAGACCATGGCGATCGGAGTCGCTTCCGCGCTGGCCTCGCGGCTTCCGGCCATGCGCGCGGATCAGCCGCTCGATGAAGTGCCTTACGAGCCGAGCGATGCCTTCCGCTCGATCAGACGTCTTCGTGTGCGCCTATGCTGA
- a CDS encoding ABC transporter permease produces the protein MKSTSAKSVTVYSAASALRDPRRFLREAFADVRRSWEPAKHLFLKNLRSQHRQSLLGYAWLLLPPLASAVVWTGLNESGVITVGETKVPYPLFVLIGTMFWFVFVDALKCPLLDLKSSRDILGKVRLPHEAVMLAGIGTVVFNFLIRALLVAVAFLYYARLPGWTVLLTPLVLFSIICLGLAVGLLLAPVGLLYDDINRTLDVALGFGFLITPVVYPIPKTWPVSLISELNPLVPLLLTGRRWLQGFELPPSPGFFAVTIASFAALLLAWVFYRAARPHIVARL, from the coding sequence TTGAAGAGCACCTCCGCCAAATCCGTGACGGTTTACTCGGCAGCCTCCGCGCTGCGCGATCCGCGCCGTTTTTTGCGCGAAGCCTTTGCCGATGTGCGCCGCTCATGGGAGCCGGCCAAGCATCTTTTTCTGAAAAATCTCCGCAGTCAGCACCGGCAAAGCTTACTCGGGTATGCTTGGCTGCTCTTGCCGCCGCTTGCCTCCGCCGTCGTTTGGACCGGTCTCAACGAATCGGGCGTCATAACCGTGGGCGAGACCAAGGTCCCGTATCCGCTTTTTGTCCTCATCGGCACGATGTTCTGGTTCGTTTTTGTCGATGCGTTGAAGTGTCCGCTCCTTGATCTCAAGAGTTCGCGCGACATTCTCGGGAAAGTGCGCCTGCCCCACGAGGCGGTGATGCTCGCCGGCATCGGCACGGTGGTTTTCAACTTTCTCATCCGTGCTTTGTTGGTGGCGGTCGCCTTCCTCTACTACGCGCGCCTGCCCGGTTGGACCGTATTGCTCACTCCCCTGGTTCTCTTTTCGATCATTTGTCTGGGCTTGGCAGTCGGACTTTTGCTCGCGCCCGTCGGGCTCCTCTACGACGACATCAACCGCACGCTCGATGTGGCGCTGGGCTTCGGTTTCCTCATCACTCCCGTGGTTTACCCGATTCCCAAAACCTGGCCCGTTTCGCTCATTTCCGAACTCAACCCGTTGGTTCCGTTGTTGCTTACGGGCAGACGATGGCTGCAGGGGTTCGAATTGCCTCCGTCGCCCGGTTTTTTTGCCGTCACCATCGCATCCTTCGCGGCGCTTTTGCTCGCGTGGGTTTTCTACCGGGCCGCCCGGCCCCACATTGTCGCGCGGCTCTGA
- a CDS encoding glycosyltransferase family 4 protein, with protein sequence MAKRSRSILFLTSCYDVWGGSEELWSGAAVELHKRGHRVLCSRSKRGGDWRKHPRWEKLRAQGLEIGGFTVPMLLRAVPDAVLLFWKPLAFFLYGLGNRWLCFRLRRLRPDLVVIAQGNTYDAMYSVELPLIAHQAAKPFVLVCQKNTETEWPNDDLRERYRGHFSRAEKIYFVSEHNLDVARMQLGLPLAHGEVLRNPFCVATHEPLPWPPAQDGILRLACVARLYADEKGQDILLQVLSRPKWRERPVEVSFYGSGSHAAGLEGMAEFFGLKNVRFRGFSDDIATVWRDHHALVLPSRAEGLPLAQVEAMICGRVPIVCPAGGAGEILEDNVTGFVASASTVDALDEAMERAWARRDEWAGIGRKASESVWRYFPRDPCAAFADKLEALLC encoded by the coding sequence ATGGCCAAGCGCTCACGTTCGATTCTTTTTCTGACCTCTTGCTACGACGTGTGGGGCGGCAGTGAGGAACTGTGGTCCGGCGCAGCCGTCGAATTGCACAAACGTGGTCATCGGGTGTTGTGCAGTCGCAGCAAGAGGGGCGGAGATTGGCGAAAGCATCCGAGGTGGGAGAAGTTGCGAGCCCAAGGCCTCGAGATCGGAGGCTTCACCGTTCCAATGTTGTTGCGCGCCGTGCCGGATGCTGTCCTGCTGTTCTGGAAGCCCCTTGCCTTTTTCCTCTACGGCCTCGGCAACCGGTGGTTGTGCTTCCGGTTGCGGCGACTCCGACCCGACTTGGTCGTCATCGCCCAAGGCAACACTTACGATGCGATGTATTCCGTCGAGTTGCCTTTGATCGCACACCAAGCAGCCAAGCCCTTTGTTCTTGTCTGCCAGAAAAATACCGAAACCGAGTGGCCCAACGACGATCTTCGCGAAAGATACCGGGGTCATTTTTCCCGGGCGGAAAAAATCTACTTCGTTTCGGAGCACAATCTCGATGTGGCCCGGATGCAACTGGGCTTGCCCCTGGCCCACGGCGAGGTGCTTCGCAATCCCTTCTGCGTTGCCACCCACGAACCTTTGCCCTGGCCTCCGGCGCAGGACGGCATCTTGCGCCTGGCTTGTGTCGCAAGGCTCTACGCCGACGAAAAGGGTCAGGACATTCTTTTGCAGGTCCTTTCGCGGCCAAAGTGGCGTGAGCGTCCGGTGGAAGTCAGTTTCTACGGATCCGGTTCCCACGCTGCGGGCCTCGAGGGGATGGCTGAGTTTTTCGGACTGAAAAACGTCCGTTTTCGCGGATTCAGCGACGATATCGCCACGGTTTGGCGGGACCACCATGCGCTCGTGCTGCCTTCGAGGGCGGAGGGTCTGCCGCTGGCGCAAGTCGAAGCCATGATCTGCGGCCGCGTTCCCATCGTTTGCCCGGCCGGCGGGGCGGGGGAGATCCTCGAGGACAACGTGACCGGCTTCGTTGCGTCGGCTTCGACGGTCGATGCGCTCGACGAAGCGATGGAGCGGGCGTGGGCGCGTCGCGACGAGTGGGCTGGGATTGGACGCAAGGCGTCCGAGAGCGTCTGGCGCTATTTTCCCCGCGATCCCTGCGCGGCATTCGCCGACAAACTGGAAGCTTTGTTGTGCTAG
- a CDS encoding glycosyltransferase family 4 protein encodes MPHRVILGISTLSRRETIAFPEFLAGGLVDRGHDAKLLLTGIDRGNGSSSAPSLLKSPSLICERLPVGSDDTWGQRWEALERYLEERAPCFYLMPDDWRYNVVVPRLSRNVKAIGFVGCGSEAEIRQFARLGRYLDAVIAGSGPLEQQLARRFPFLKTRLVCIPVAGEEGRLSEDTVAKYVSLLDRIEERSSRGGFVRRRGLLVPPPRKTSGAEKITRCHGHRDVKYANKLVPWPDAPLVDASARPPAPSWSGSLAECKVIVATSSSTITGVDTFAGLLVRGLCERGIDARLYGPSPNTATSPLTPPTDLPFEARDPGSVGDFLPWPDRWRLAIEHIERLAPCIYVPDYNTGDACICPQLFGRVRVVGIGHSDDPWHYENLCRIGHACDAIVGVSSAITGHLRAIAPGFSGKMHTVPYGIALPPDPIEDLCAARSHRLPGDPLRIIYTGRLVQCQKRALDLISIARALDGRGVPFELAIVGDGELRRAMEEAAADLIDVGKIVFKGTLSNSDVLRLLPACDAYLLPSAFEGLSLGMLEAMSRGVVPVVSDIRSGVPDAIVAGENGLIAPVGDTEAFADRLEWLWRNPADRRQMSVAAARTIAEKFSLGRMIDDYVEIFSGIVGEPSRRATGPIVPPPEIARWMTWPKWFFGIVRDPIASLRRVSRRISYSIRPRR; translated from the coding sequence ATGCCGCATAGAGTGATCCTCGGAATCTCGACTTTAAGTCGGCGAGAAACGATCGCTTTCCCGGAGTTCTTGGCAGGTGGATTGGTAGACCGAGGCCATGATGCGAAGCTCCTGCTGACCGGAATAGATCGTGGGAATGGCAGTTCTTCGGCGCCCAGTCTTCTCAAGTCGCCGTCCTTGATTTGCGAGCGCCTTCCGGTCGGGTCGGATGACACATGGGGCCAGCGGTGGGAGGCGTTGGAGAGATATTTGGAGGAACGGGCGCCGTGCTTTTACCTGATGCCGGATGATTGGCGTTATAACGTCGTCGTGCCACGGCTCTCGCGGAATGTGAAGGCAATCGGCTTCGTTGGTTGCGGAAGCGAAGCGGAGATCAGGCAGTTCGCGCGCCTCGGCCGTTACCTGGATGCGGTCATCGCGGGAAGCGGTCCCTTGGAGCAGCAACTCGCCCGCAGATTTCCTTTCCTGAAGACCCGTCTCGTCTGCATTCCCGTAGCGGGCGAGGAGGGTCGTTTGTCCGAGGATACGGTGGCAAAATATGTCTCTCTCCTCGATCGGATCGAGGAACGTTCTTCCCGTGGCGGGTTTGTCCGCCGCCGCGGCTTGCTCGTCCCGCCTCCGAGAAAGACATCAGGTGCGGAAAAAATCACACGGTGTCACGGCCACCGCGACGTCAAATATGCCAACAAACTCGTGCCCTGGCCCGACGCCCCGCTGGTCGACGCCTCGGCCCGCCCACCTGCTCCGTCTTGGTCCGGGAGTCTCGCGGAGTGCAAGGTCATCGTGGCAACATCGTCGTCGACCATCACCGGGGTTGATACCTTCGCCGGCCTTTTGGTGCGCGGCCTGTGTGAACGAGGTATCGACGCCAGGTTATACGGTCCGTCTCCGAATACCGCGACCAGCCCTCTCACGCCCCCCACGGATCTTCCCTTCGAAGCCCGGGATCCTGGATCGGTAGGTGATTTCCTGCCATGGCCGGATCGCTGGCGTCTCGCTATCGAGCATATCGAGCGGTTGGCACCCTGCATCTATGTGCCCGATTACAATACTGGCGACGCCTGCATCTGCCCGCAACTTTTCGGGCGTGTCCGGGTGGTCGGCATCGGGCACAGCGACGATCCGTGGCACTACGAAAATCTTTGCCGCATCGGCCACGCTTGCGATGCCATCGTCGGCGTCAGCAGCGCGATCACCGGACATCTCCGCGCGATTGCTCCCGGATTTTCGGGAAAGATGCACACCGTTCCCTACGGCATCGCGCTTCCGCCGGACCCGATTGAGGATCTTTGCGCTGCGCGCAGCCACCGACTTCCCGGTGATCCGTTGCGCATCATTTACACGGGTCGCTTGGTGCAATGCCAAAAGCGGGCGCTTGATTTGATTTCCATCGCCCGCGCGCTCGACGGACGGGGAGTGCCCTTCGAGTTGGCCATTGTCGGCGACGGGGAACTCCGGCGAGCCATGGAAGAGGCCGCAGCCGATCTGATCGATGTCGGCAAGATCGTCTTCAAGGGCACGCTTTCCAATTCCGACGTGCTCCGATTGCTGCCCGCGTGCGACGCCTATCTGCTGCCCTCGGCCTTCGAAGGTCTTTCCCTCGGAATGCTCGAAGCAATGTCCCGCGGCGTGGTTCCCGTGGTGAGCGATATCCGGAGCGGTGTGCCTGATGCGATAGTCGCAGGCGAGAATGGTTTGATCGCGCCGGTGGGCGACACCGAAGCTTTCGCGGATCGACTGGAGTGGCTTTGGCGAAACCCGGCGGACCGTCGGCAAATGTCCGTGGCTGCCGCACGCACCATCGCCGAGAAATTTTCTCTCGGACGAATGATCGATGACTACGTCGAGATTTTTTCCGGCATTGTCGGCGAGCCTTCGCGGCGTGCCACTGGCCCGATCGTCCCTCCGCCGGAAATTGCTCGCTGGATGACCTGGCCCAAATGGTTTTTCGGCATTGTGCGCGACCCGATCGCTTCTCTGCGGAGGGTCTCGCGGCGGATCTCCTACTCAATCCGTCCCCGCCGCTGA
- a CDS encoding MFS transporter, whose protein sequence is MTCQIVALPVWGAVSDRIGRRKAIIYSLVATLVAAAVGYLRLALPQQFIFSVVNGLVTAGLPLAIAFTFDSREQRSGNLARGVVACAFFGGSMLVLGLYSPAVTLLVPIVALILSVLFLPDSLPATSLIGMNAMHGLWHGFSESNRAPYARWWKVFIAGIAIVSGLLVTTFVVADTTKETPILPRPFLVFACAMAACLVIARLVPAGRVPGRTVVLGAGASALVVALVLVFAPAFGALQLAGAALCGAATGGGLTIGILRFCATARQRSAGAELGAISSIWMACFLGGALLALGPFKEYLEPRLIVAAVVALLMLFVGIVASRKHA, encoded by the coding sequence ATGACTTGCCAGATTGTGGCGCTTCCGGTCTGGGGTGCAGTTTCAGACCGCATTGGTCGCCGCAAAGCCATTATTTACTCGCTCGTTGCCACATTGGTTGCCGCCGCAGTGGGTTATTTGCGCTTGGCTTTACCGCAGCAATTTATTTTTTCCGTGGTGAATGGCCTGGTCACGGCGGGTCTTCCCCTGGCCATCGCGTTCACCTTCGACTCACGGGAGCAGCGATCTGGCAATCTTGCGCGTGGTGTCGTTGCGTGCGCCTTCTTTGGCGGCAGCATGCTGGTTCTTGGCCTTTACTCGCCCGCGGTGACGCTGCTCGTCCCGATCGTCGCTTTGATTTTATCGGTATTGTTTTTACCCGACTCTCTTCCCGCTACTTCCTTGATTGGGATGAACGCCATGCACGGGCTCTGGCACGGTTTTTCGGAATCGAACCGTGCGCCCTATGCGCGGTGGTGGAAGGTGTTCATCGCAGGTATTGCCATCGTGAGCGGACTTCTTGTCACCACTTTTGTGGTGGCGGACACCACCAAAGAAACGCCGATTCTTCCTCGTCCATTTCTTGTTTTCGCATGCGCCATGGCTGCTTGTCTGGTGATCGCACGGCTTGTTCCCGCCGGGCGTGTGCCGGGGCGGACTGTTGTTCTCGGCGCGGGTGCTTCCGCGCTCGTCGTCGCGCTTGTGCTTGTGTTCGCTCCAGCATTCGGAGCCTTGCAACTTGCTGGCGCTGCGCTTTGCGGTGCGGCTACAGGCGGCGGTCTGACCATTGGTATTTTGCGGTTCTGCGCGACGGCCAGACAACGCAGTGCCGGAGCGGAACTCGGCGCTATTTCGAGTATCTGGATGGCCTGCTTCCTCGGCGGCGCGCTGCTTGCCTTGGGCCCTTTCAAGGAGTATCTGGAGCCGCGCCTGATAGTCGCGGCTGTCGTCGCGCTGCTGATGCTTTTCGTCGGGATCGTCGCCTCGCGCAAACACGCCTGA
- a CDS encoding acyltransferase: MLAGSERPKKFTIYNRRSSGNFLRPPLNIGQRRKQRRIRINFSRGKPHPLAAGLIMTSERTKANKGGFAYRPDIDGLRAVAVIAVMLYHAFPGIFRGGFCGVDVFFVISGFLITGLILADIDVGQFSLGNFYARRIRRIFPALAVVLILCLLGGHRMLLPEEFHLLGQHVVASVGFFENVLLERTVGYFATAAEKLPLLHLWSLAVEEQFYLVFPLVVLTAVRLRWRLSWFLGAVLLLSFAANVWISHRNPNAVFYLAWYRVWELLAGSLLALLWRGGKLPANKPTANVLSVCGAIGLAVSLAWLNPSMVYPSWRAAVPVASTVLLIAAGPDTWFNRRLLSIKVLVGIGLVSYPLYLFHWPLLSFLHIRDGDVFYHSSGGRIAALMTATVLAVLTYAFIERPIRRTRGWRMVAMLCLVMAGIGLCGELIRRGLVPNGNDSPGVLRVTTALADKTFASLPKGISTEPNVWRVGGTGRTTLFCGDSMALQHLPRLIRLLENSPESGRGAMVLADGGMAPIPGFRNPIVNKNGGVLETRLQRAIDEDASIDRVVLLGNWLAYFGPNSLCSVDGQSVAQEPGRRAAAAALEKLMRSLVARGKHVTLVLGFPQHSRLDPMTFLHRGLDGVGAVTPPTVLRQDVLSERASGCEWLLEIAEIAKGLGVEVIDPMDFLCPDGICLVENNDGPIRHDSNHLRANYVREHLTFLDHLLAP, encoded by the coding sequence ATGTTAGCTGGCAGTGAGCGACCCAAGAAATTTACGATCTACAACAGACGTTCATCTGGCAACTTTCTTCGACCGCCGCTGAATATTGGACAACGGCGTAAACAACGGCGCATCCGAATAAATTTTTCCAGAGGGAAACCCCATCCACTCGCAGCCGGGCTCATCATGACCAGCGAACGCACAAAGGCAAACAAGGGAGGCTTTGCCTACCGCCCCGATATCGACGGGTTGCGGGCAGTGGCGGTCATTGCGGTGATGTTGTATCACGCTTTTCCAGGTATTTTCCGTGGGGGGTTCTGCGGCGTGGATGTTTTTTTTGTCATCTCCGGATTTCTCATCACGGGGCTCATTCTGGCGGACATCGACGTCGGACAGTTCTCGCTCGGAAATTTTTATGCGCGACGAATCCGACGGATTTTCCCGGCGCTGGCCGTCGTGCTGATCCTGTGCCTGCTCGGAGGTCATCGCATGCTGTTGCCGGAAGAATTCCATCTGCTGGGCCAGCACGTCGTGGCCAGTGTCGGTTTTTTTGAAAATGTGCTGCTGGAGCGAACCGTCGGGTATTTTGCGACCGCCGCCGAAAAGCTGCCTTTGCTGCACCTGTGGTCGCTTGCGGTCGAGGAGCAGTTCTACCTTGTCTTTCCGCTCGTCGTTCTGACTGCCGTCCGGTTGCGGTGGCGCTTGTCGTGGTTTCTTGGCGCGGTGCTCCTGCTTTCTTTCGCGGCGAATGTGTGGATATCCCACCGCAACCCGAATGCGGTTTTCTATCTCGCTTGGTATCGCGTCTGGGAGTTGCTGGCGGGTTCGCTTCTCGCCCTGCTCTGGCGAGGCGGCAAGCTGCCCGCAAACAAGCCAACCGCAAACGTCCTGTCGGTCTGCGGCGCGATCGGGCTCGCCGTGTCGCTGGCCTGGCTCAACCCGTCCATGGTTTACCCAAGCTGGCGAGCTGCCGTTCCCGTGGCATCAACCGTTCTCCTTATCGCCGCAGGGCCGGACACTTGGTTCAACCGTCGATTGCTCTCGATCAAAGTGCTGGTGGGCATAGGTCTTGTGAGCTATCCGCTCTACCTTTTCCATTGGCCCCTTCTTTCCTTCCTGCACATCCGCGACGGGGATGTGTTTTACCATTCTTCTGGCGGTCGCATCGCTGCGTTGATGACTGCAACCGTCTTGGCGGTTTTGACCTATGCCTTCATCGAGCGTCCAATCCGTCGAACGAGGGGCTGGCGGATGGTGGCGATGCTTTGCTTGGTCATGGCAGGCATCGGCTTGTGCGGCGAGTTGATCCGGCGCGGCCTTGTTCCCAACGGCAACGATTCTCCCGGCGTCCTGCGAGTCACAACCGCTCTGGCGGACAAAACATTTGCGAGCCTGCCGAAAGGCATCTCCACAGAACCCAACGTCTGGAGGGTCGGGGGCACAGGGCGAACAACACTTTTCTGCGGCGACAGCATGGCGCTACAGCATCTGCCGCGACTCATACGCCTTTTGGAGAATTCCCCAGAATCCGGCCGTGGAGCGATGGTGTTGGCCGACGGTGGCATGGCGCCCATTCCGGGATTCCGCAATCCCATCGTGAACAAGAATGGTGGTGTGCTGGAGACACGGTTACAGCGCGCCATCGATGAGGATGCATCCATTGACAGGGTGGTTCTCCTCGGGAACTGGCTTGCATACTTCGGTCCAAATTCCTTGTGCTCGGTGGACGGTCAATCCGTCGCTCAAGAGCCCGGACGTCGCGCCGCCGCGGCTGCTCTTGAAAAACTCATGCGCAGCTTGGTCGCGCGCGGCAAGCATGTGACGCTCGTTCTTGGATTCCCGCAGCACAGCCGACTCGATCCGATGACATTTCTGCACCGCGGTCTCGACGGTGTTGGGGCCGTGACTCCTCCCACGGTGCTTCGCCAGGATGTCTTGAGCGAGCGTGCAAGTGGTTGCGAGTGGCTCTTGGAAATTGCAGAGATTGCCAAAGGACTTGGTGTCGAGGTGATCGATCCGATGGACTTTCTGTGCCCCGATGGAATCTGCTTGGTTGAGAACAACGATGGCCCCATTCGTCACGATTCGAACCATCTGCGAGCAAACTATGTCCGCGAGCACCTCACCTTCCTCGACCATCTGCTCGCCCCGTGA
- a CDS encoding ABC transporter ATP-binding protein — protein MSAPILEVSALSKKFCRDPHFGLRYFLQDVGREIRWRSPLPQLRAQEFWALRDVSFSMQSGEVLGVIGHNGAGKSTLINLLAGVMRPTTGRVTLHTKRVALVEHGGGLDPSLTGRENARNRLVLHGCHGKSLPEKERGVIEFAEIGSFIDAPVGTYSLGMRQRLAFSIYTQLEPELFIIDEALSGGDLRFSRKFSAFLKTYVKNGGSILLCSHSLPSIQWLCPRSILLDGGKLLAEGPTTDVIDAYQKLCEDRDKRKQVGSKNAHASHARESSPEEVRILNVSATGADGGAIVPRCGVQIRVTFDSPRPMGNLCCSIEIGNAAVFPISVLHGGLEDDLQLCAGSSTMTFRIPSLPLTAGTYRAQVLLVEKDNAVPVARYGFDGPACEFVVTKEPDLMSNMAAYRNYLLNIEHEWSIESGNAPAELTPGTQQPL, from the coding sequence ATGTCCGCGCCGATTCTCGAGGTCTCCGCTTTGTCGAAGAAGTTCTGCCGCGACCCGCATTTCGGGTTGAGATATTTCCTGCAAGACGTTGGCCGCGAAATACGCTGGCGATCACCATTACCGCAATTGCGGGCGCAAGAATTCTGGGCGCTGCGCGACGTGAGTTTCTCGATGCAATCCGGCGAGGTGCTCGGAGTTATCGGGCATAACGGCGCGGGAAAAAGCACTCTGATCAATTTGTTGGCCGGAGTCATGCGCCCGACCACGGGCCGAGTGACTTTGCATACGAAGAGGGTCGCCCTCGTCGAGCACGGGGGCGGACTCGACCCATCGCTCACGGGACGGGAGAACGCGCGCAACCGGCTCGTTCTGCACGGTTGTCATGGAAAATCATTGCCTGAAAAAGAACGCGGCGTGATCGAGTTCGCCGAGATCGGCTCCTTCATCGATGCCCCGGTCGGAACCTACAGCCTCGGCATGCGCCAGCGATTGGCCTTCTCGATCTACACGCAACTCGAACCGGAGTTGTTCATCATCGACGAGGCTTTGAGCGGAGGGGATCTGCGCTTCAGCCGCAAGTTTTCGGCGTTCCTCAAGACTTACGTGAAAAATGGCGGCAGCATACTCCTGTGCTCCCATTCGCTGCCTTCGATCCAGTGGCTCTGCCCCCGAAGTATCCTGCTGGATGGCGGCAAACTCCTCGCCGAGGGGCCAACCACCGACGTTATAGACGCCTACCAAAAGCTCTGTGAAGATCGGGACAAGCGCAAACAGGTCGGATCGAAAAACGCACATGCGTCGCATGCACGCGAGAGCAGCCCCGAGGAAGTGAGGATCCTGAATGTGTCCGCCACGGGCGCCGATGGAGGCGCTATTGTCCCGCGCTGCGGGGTGCAGATCCGGGTGACTTTCGACAGCCCTCGCCCCATGGGCAACCTGTGCTGCAGCATCGAAATCGGAAACGCGGCGGTCTTCCCCATCTCGGTTCTGCACGGGGGTTTGGAGGATGACCTCCAGCTTTGCGCCGGCTCAAGCACCATGACTTTCCGCATTCCATCCCTGCCTTTGACCGCCGGCACCTATCGCGCCCAAGTTCTTCTCGTGGAAAAGGACAATGCTGTGCCTGTCGCGCGCTATGGTTTTGATGGTCCTGCTTGCGAGTTTGTGGTGACCAAGGAGCCGGATTTGATGTCCAACATGGCCGCCTACCGGAACTACCTTCTGAATATCGAACACGAATGGTCCATTGAATCGGGGAATGCACCCGCCGAACTAACCCCCGGAACGCAGCAGCCGTTGTGA